One window from the genome of Faecalibacterium sp. HTF-F encodes:
- a CDS encoding bifunctional folylpolyglutamate synthase/dihydrofolate synthase → MNYEQAMEYIHAVQWAGHKPGLTRTRTLLAALGDPHKQLRFVHVAGTNGKGSTAAMMASCLQAAGYRVGLYTSPFINRFNERIQVNGVQIPDEELVRLVEQVKPAADTMEDVPTEFEIITALGMLYFAQQKCEIVVLEVGLGGTLDSTNVIDAPECAVITALGMDHVKELGPTLGDIAAAKAGIIKEGCPVVSYGGVPEADAVIRRVAAEKHAELTEVDFSRLKYEGGSLDAVEFDFDGLTDVHLPLIGSYQPRNAALAVTALRVMRAHGWNIPESAIRTGLETVSWPGRFELLRHAPAFLLDGSHNAHGMRATVQSLKDRFPGQKFVFLVSIMADKDVDQMLSLLAPLAVRFVTVTAHTPRAMPAEVLAEHIRAYGCRAEAADSIEAGVARAVELGGEGPVCALGTLYFSGDVRKAFAELVKG, encoded by the coding sequence ATGAACTACGAACAGGCAATGGAATACATCCACGCCGTCCAGTGGGCCGGCCACAAGCCCGGCCTGACACGTACCCGCACCCTGCTGGCCGCACTGGGTGACCCGCACAAACAGCTCAGATTCGTGCATGTTGCAGGCACCAACGGCAAGGGCAGCACCGCCGCCATGATGGCGTCCTGCCTGCAGGCCGCAGGCTATCGGGTGGGCCTGTACACCTCGCCCTTCATCAACCGCTTCAACGAGCGCATCCAGGTCAACGGGGTGCAGATCCCGGATGAAGAGCTGGTGAGACTGGTGGAGCAGGTAAAGCCTGCCGCCGACACCATGGAGGATGTACCCACCGAGTTTGAGATCATCACGGCGCTGGGAATGCTCTATTTTGCCCAGCAGAAATGTGAGATCGTGGTGCTGGAGGTGGGCCTTGGCGGCACGCTGGATTCCACCAACGTCATTGATGCCCCGGAGTGCGCAGTTATCACGGCGCTGGGCATGGATCATGTGAAGGAGCTTGGCCCCACCCTTGGGGACATTGCTGCCGCCAAGGCGGGGATCATCAAGGAAGGCTGTCCGGTGGTGAGCTATGGCGGTGTGCCGGAAGCGGACGCCGTGATCCGCCGCGTGGCAGCGGAAAAGCACGCCGAGCTGACCGAGGTAGATTTCAGCAGGCTGAAATACGAGGGCGGCAGCCTTGACGCCGTGGAGTTCGACTTTGACGGCCTGACCGATGTGCACCTGCCCCTGATCGGTAGCTACCAGCCCCGGAATGCGGCGCTGGCGGTCACGGCTCTGCGGGTGATGCGTGCCCATGGCTGGAACATTCCGGAAAGCGCCATCCGCACAGGTCTGGAAACGGTCAGCTGGCCGGGCCGGTTCGAGTTGCTGCGGCACGCGCCCGCCTTCCTGCTGGACGGCAGCCACAATGCCCATGGAATGCGGGCCACGGTGCAGAGCCTGAAAGATCGTTTCCCGGGGCAGAAGTTTGTTTTTCTGGTCAGCATCATGGCAGACAAGGATGTGGATCAGATGCTGAGCCTGCTGGCTCCGCTGGCCGTGCGGTTCGTCACGGTGACGGCACACACGCCCCGGGCAATGCCCGCCGAGGTGCTGGCAGAACACATCCGGGCCTATGGCTGCAGGGCAGAAGCGGCCGACTCCATCGAAGCGGGCGTGGCCCGGGCGGTGGAGCTGGGCGGTGAAGGCCCGGTGTGCGCGCTGGGCACGCTGTATTTCTCTGGCGATGTGCGGAAGGCGTTTGCGGAACTTGTGAAGGGCTGA
- a CDS encoding folate family ECF transporter S component → MNNSKNSVRTLTMLALLVAMSIVFSRVLSISTGFVRFNLGSLPVLLAALLFGPGAGFAVGAVADMIGGVLAGYAINPLITLGAGAIGLVAGLAWQKLPQLRTGLRLQISVLLGHFVGSVVITSLALRIFYGYPWATLAVRIPNALILAAVNTVLLRILLENRALMKMVKK, encoded by the coding sequence ATGAACAACTCGAAAAATTCCGTCCGTACGCTCACCATGCTGGCCCTGCTGGTGGCAATGAGCATCGTGTTCAGCCGGGTGCTGAGCATCTCCACCGGCTTTGTGCGGTTCAATCTGGGCAGCCTGCCGGTGCTGCTGGCAGCGCTGCTGTTCGGCCCGGGAGCAGGCTTTGCCGTGGGCGCTGTGGCCGATATGATCGGCGGCGTGCTGGCAGGCTACGCCATCAACCCGCTCATCACGCTGGGCGCAGGTGCCATTGGTCTGGTGGCGGGGCTTGCATGGCAGAAGCTGCCCCAGCTGCGCACCGGCCTGCGGCTGCAGATCAGTGTGCTGCTGGGACACTTTGTGGGTTCCGTGGTCATCACCTCGCTGGCACTGCGCATCTTCTACGGCTACCCGTGGGCAACGCTGGCCGTGCGCATCCCCAATGCATTGATCCTGGCTGCAGTGAACACCGTGCTGCTGCGCATCCTGCTGGAAAACCGTGCCCTGATGAAGATGGTGAAGAAATAA
- a CDS encoding M3 family oligoendopeptidase, with protein sequence MKFNEMTYTRPDIDALLARCRELAAKAAAAPDGDALVRLYYEQSEAFAEYNTAANLANIHYTCDTRDAYWKAEQDFFDANGPAVTNASVEISRAFLANPHVDALTEKFGTTCVAGMKNAVLSMDDRTVELQQQFNALVSRYQQIYGGALVELDGKQLTIPQLGPYKEDLDPAVRRAAYEAEAGYFDAHRTELDELYGQIVQNLNAQARVMGYHDYSELSYVRMNRIGYGPEEIRKFRDQVANDVVPQLQKVMALRAKRTGIAHPAFTDLPILFRDGNPKPIPGYKARMDAARTMYHELSPETAEFIDFMQDNELFDVESRPGKMSGGYMTSLPSYKAPFIFANWNDTSGDVDVLTHECGHAFEGYVAERDPAIPADLECPGMESAEIHSMAMEFLTAPWHHLLFGKDTDKYALLHAEDSFVFLAYGCEVDEFQHIMYQNPDLTPDERNAEWLKLEKKYRPWIDFDNLPFYGRGAGWQRQLHIYECPFYYIDYCLSTMAALQFFLLSLTDHKDAWERYLRLVRRAGTASYTELLETAGLKVPFEEGSIKGIAQQMTDWLENHQV encoded by the coding sequence ATGAAATTCAACGAAATGACCTATACCCGCCCGGACATCGATGCCCTGCTGGCCCGGTGCAGGGAGCTGGCCGCAAAGGCCGCTGCCGCACCGGACGGCGATGCCCTTGTCCGGCTCTACTATGAGCAGAGCGAAGCCTTTGCGGAGTACAACACCGCCGCAAACCTTGCCAACATCCACTACACCTGCGACACCCGCGACGCTTACTGGAAGGCCGAGCAGGACTTCTTTGATGCCAACGGCCCCGCCGTGACCAACGCCAGCGTGGAGATCAGCCGGGCATTTCTGGCAAATCCCCATGTGGATGCCCTGACCGAAAAATTCGGCACCACCTGCGTGGCCGGCATGAAGAACGCCGTCCTCAGCATGGACGACCGCACCGTGGAGCTGCAGCAGCAGTTCAATGCTCTGGTGAGCCGCTACCAGCAGATCTACGGCGGCGCACTGGTGGAGCTGGACGGCAAACAGCTCACCATCCCCCAGCTGGGCCCCTACAAAGAAGATCTGGACCCCGCTGTGCGCCGTGCCGCCTATGAAGCCGAGGCCGGTTACTTTGACGCCCACCGCACCGAGCTGGACGAGCTGTACGGTCAGATCGTCCAGAACCTGAATGCACAGGCCCGGGTGATGGGCTATCACGACTACAGCGAGCTCTCCTACGTCCGCATGAACCGCATCGGCTACGGCCCGGAGGAGATCCGGAAATTCCGCGATCAGGTCGCAAACGATGTGGTGCCTCAGCTGCAGAAGGTGATGGCCCTGCGCGCAAAGCGCACCGGCATCGCCCATCCCGCCTTTACCGACCTACCCATTCTGTTCCGGGACGGCAACCCCAAGCCCATTCCCGGCTACAAAGCCCGTATGGATGCCGCCCGCACCATGTACCATGAGCTGAGCCCGGAAACCGCCGAGTTCATCGACTTTATGCAGGACAACGAGCTGTTCGATGTGGAGAGCCGCCCCGGCAAGATGTCCGGCGGCTATATGACCAGCCTGCCCAGCTACAAGGCCCCCTTCATCTTTGCCAACTGGAACGATACCTCCGGCGATGTGGACGTGCTGACCCACGAATGCGGCCATGCCTTTGAGGGCTATGTAGCCGAGCGTGACCCCGCCATCCCCGCCGATCTGGAATGCCCCGGCATGGAGAGTGCCGAGATCCACTCCATGGCCATGGAGTTCCTCACTGCGCCGTGGCATCATCTGCTGTTTGGCAAGGATACCGACAAATACGCCCTGCTGCACGCCGAGGACAGCTTCGTGTTCCTTGCCTATGGCTGTGAGGTGGACGAGTTCCAGCACATCATGTACCAGAATCCGGACCTGACCCCCGATGAACGCAATGCCGAGTGGCTCAAGCTGGAAAAGAAATACCGCCCGTGGATCGATTTTGACAATCTGCCCTTCTATGGCCGGGGCGCAGGCTGGCAGCGCCAGCTGCACATTTATGAGTGTCCCTTCTATTATATCGACTACTGCCTGTCCACCATGGCCGCGCTGCAGTTCTTCCTGCTGAGCCTGACCGACCACAAGGATGCATGGGAGCGCTATCTGCGCCTTGTGCGCCGCGCCGGTACGGCCAGCTACACCGAGCTGCTGGAGACCGCCGGGCTGAAAGTTCCCTTTGAGGAGGGCAGCATCAAGGGCATTGCCCAGCAGATGACCGACTGGCTGGAAAACCATCAGGTATAA
- the uxaC gene encoding glucuronate isomerase: MKAFMDKDFMLQSATAQHLYHDYAADMPICDYHCHIPPREIYENRRFENIAQVWLGGRNPDGSYFGDHYKWRVMRSNGVPEEYITGDKPDRERFQKFAEALPMAIGNPMYHWTNLELHVFFGYEGVLNGDTAEEVWNLCNDKLQHDPKLTVRGLIEQSNVAFIGTTDDPIDDLYWHKKIKEDPTIKFTVAPSFRPDKAININKPGFAEYMGKLAAVVGKEKLACIDCVTDALTKRIEFFAEMGCRASDHGLDYIPYREATKEEVNAIYQKVMKGESCTTEEAEKYQTYILIHLGKQYHRLGIAMQIHYNCLRNVNRRQYAKFGPDTGFDMINTATCGGEIASLLSALDETNECPKTIIYSLNPADDAQIGTILGCFQSTEVPGKIQHGSAWWFNDHKIGMEEQMTRLASLGLLGNFIGMLTDSRSFLSYTRHDYFRRILCNIIGQWVEDGEYPNDEKSLEKIVKGICFDNAKRYFNL; the protein is encoded by the coding sequence ATGAAAGCATTTATGGATAAGGACTTCATGCTCCAGTCTGCCACTGCGCAGCATCTGTACCACGACTACGCGGCGGATATGCCTATCTGCGACTACCACTGCCACATCCCTCCCCGTGAGATCTACGAGAACCGCCGCTTTGAGAACATCGCTCAGGTGTGGCTGGGTGGCCGCAACCCGGACGGCAGCTACTTCGGCGATCATTATAAGTGGCGCGTGATGCGTTCCAACGGTGTGCCCGAAGAGTACATCACCGGTGATAAGCCTGACCGCGAGCGCTTCCAGAAGTTTGCAGAGGCTCTGCCCATGGCCATCGGCAACCCGATGTACCACTGGACCAATCTGGAGCTGCATGTGTTCTTCGGCTACGAGGGCGTGCTGAACGGCGATACCGCTGAGGAAGTCTGGAACCTGTGCAACGACAAGCTGCAGCATGACCCCAAGCTGACCGTCCGCGGCCTGATCGAGCAGTCCAACGTTGCCTTCATCGGCACCACCGATGACCCCATCGATGATCTGTACTGGCACAAGAAGATCAAGGAAGATCCCACCATCAAGTTCACCGTGGCTCCTTCCTTCCGTCCCGATAAGGCCATCAACATCAACAAGCCCGGCTTTGCAGAGTACATGGGCAAGCTGGCCGCTGTTGTGGGCAAGGAGAAGCTGGCCTGCATCGACTGCGTGACCGATGCCCTGACCAAGCGCATCGAGTTCTTTGCCGAGATGGGCTGCCGCGCTTCGGACCACGGCCTGGATTACATCCCCTACCGTGAGGCTACTAAGGAAGAGGTCAACGCCATTTACCAGAAGGTGATGAAGGGCGAGAGCTGCACCACCGAAGAGGCTGAGAAGTACCAGACCTACATCCTGATCCATCTGGGCAAGCAGTATCACCGTCTGGGCATTGCCATGCAGATCCACTACAACTGCCTGCGCAATGTCAACCGCCGCCAGTATGCAAAGTTCGGCCCCGATACCGGCTTTGATATGATCAACACCGCTACCTGCGGCGGCGAGATCGCAAGCCTGCTGAGCGCTCTGGATGAGACCAACGAGTGCCCCAAGACCATCATCTACAGCCTGAACCCTGCCGACGACGCACAGATCGGTACCATTCTGGGCTGCTTCCAGAGCACCGAGGTGCCGGGCAAGATCCAGCACGGCTCCGCATGGTGGTTCAACGACCACAAGATCGGCATGGAAGAGCAGATGACCCGTCTGGCAAGCCTGGGCCTGCTGGGCAACTTCATTGGCATGCTGACCGACAGCCGCAGCTTCCTGAGCTACACCCGTCATGACTACTTCCGCCGCATCCTGTGCAACATCATCGGCCAGTGGGTCGAGGATGGCGAGTATCCCAACGACGAGAAGTCTCTGGAGAAGATCGTCAAGGGCATCTGCTTCGACAACGCAAAGCGCTACTTCAACCTGTAA
- a CDS encoding tagaturonate reductase: protein METLNYKVLEGTGYNGYILKDAPVKVMQFGEGNFLRAFVDYFYDIANEKAGYNGKVKLVQPIGNFPQMADWINEQEGLYTLYLRGSEKGQKVDAKRVISCVSDCVCPYIDGKWDEVLALARSADLETIVSNTTEAGIAYTQGDSEFDQVPPNSFPAKLTRVLFERYKAFNGAADKGLAILSCELIDNNGKELQKCCNNYAKDWNLEPAFIDWMNNANTFCSTLVDRIVPGRIRDPKELAAMEEANGYHDAALDVGEVFGVWVIEGPAELEDKLPFKKAGVNVMVVPDVTPYKKRKVRILNGAHTGFVLGAYLAGFDIVRDCMHNDTIRGFMNKMLHEEIIPTLPLDKKDLEEFASAVEDRFNNPFVNHELMSISLNSTSKWKARNMPSFLAYIEEQKQLPKCLTMSLAAYIAFYSNDIQERTADGLICKRPAGNTYKIQDDAWALDFYYAHKDDTAAQLVHAVLTNTQMWDQDLTKIEGLEAAVLADLEKIRTEGAEAAYKSCL, encoded by the coding sequence ATGGAAACTTTGAACTACAAGGTTCTGGAAGGCACCGGCTACAACGGCTACATCCTGAAGGATGCACCCGTCAAGGTCATGCAGTTTGGCGAGGGCAACTTCCTGCGTGCCTTCGTGGATTACTTCTATGACATCGCAAACGAGAAGGCCGGCTACAACGGCAAGGTCAAGCTGGTGCAGCCCATCGGCAACTTCCCCCAGATGGCAGACTGGATCAACGAGCAGGAGGGCCTGTACACCCTGTACCTGCGCGGCAGCGAGAAGGGCCAGAAGGTCGATGCAAAGCGCGTGATCTCCTGCGTGTCCGACTGTGTGTGCCCCTACATCGACGGCAAGTGGGACGAAGTGCTGGCTCTGGCACGCTCTGCCGATCTGGAGACCATCGTTTCCAACACCACTGAGGCCGGCATCGCCTACACGCAGGGCGACAGTGAGTTCGATCAGGTTCCTCCCAACAGCTTCCCCGCAAAGCTGACCCGCGTGCTGTTCGAGCGCTACAAGGCATTCAACGGCGCTGCTGACAAGGGTCTGGCCATCCTGTCCTGCGAGCTGATCGACAACAACGGCAAGGAGCTGCAGAAGTGCTGCAACAACTACGCTAAGGATTGGAATCTGGAGCCTGCCTTCATCGACTGGATGAACAACGCAAACACCTTCTGCTCCACTCTGGTGGACCGCATCGTTCCGGGCCGCATCCGCGATCCCAAGGAACTGGCTGCTATGGAAGAGGCCAACGGCTACCATGATGCCGCTCTGGACGTGGGCGAAGTGTTCGGCGTGTGGGTCATCGAGGGCCCCGCAGAGCTGGAGGACAAGCTGCCGTTCAAGAAGGCCGGCGTCAACGTCATGGTCGTGCCTGACGTCACCCCCTACAAGAAGCGCAAGGTCCGCATCCTGAACGGTGCACACACCGGCTTCGTTCTGGGCGCATATCTGGCCGGCTTCGACATTGTGCGTGACTGCATGCACAACGACACCATCCGCGGCTTCATGAACAAGATGCTGCACGAGGAGATCATCCCCACCCTGCCGCTGGACAAGAAGGATCTGGAAGAGTTTGCCTCCGCTGTTGAGGACCGCTTCAACAACCCCTTCGTCAACCATGAGCTGATGAGCATCTCCCTGAACTCCACCTCCAAGTGGAAGGCCCGCAACATGCCTTCCTTCCTGGCTTACATCGAGGAGCAGAAGCAGCTGCCCAAGTGCCTGACCATGTCTCTGGCCGCCTACATTGCCTTCTATTCCAACGACATTCAGGAGCGTACCGCGGACGGCCTGATCTGCAAGCGCCCCGCCGGCAACACCTACAAGATCCAGGATGACGCATGGGCTCTGGACTTCTACTATGCACACAAGGACGACACCGCAGCCCAGCTGGTGCACGCTGTGCTGACCAACACCCAGATGTGGGATCAGGATCTGACCAAGATCGAGGGTCTGGAGGCCGCTGTTCTGGCAGACCTCGAGAAGATCCGCACCGAGGGTGCCGAGGCTGCCTACAAGAGCTGCCTGTAA